One stretch of Bacteroidia bacterium DNA includes these proteins:
- a CDS encoding dihydroorotase: MSGMIISNAIAINEGKKTEVDILIQEGRIARIERAGTLSNAERIIDALGMWLLPGVIDDQVHFREPGFMHKAEIATESMAAVAGGVTSFMEMPNTQPQTINKEELEKKFAKAAQVSPANYSFFFGATNKNADEVLSLNDSRVCGVKIFMGSSTGDMLVDNENTLEKIFANCNMLIATHCEDEPTIRSNMELAKERFYGNIPIEQHPLIRSREACILSSQKAIALAKRHNTRLHILHITTAEEAMNFEAGNVEHKRITAEACVHHLWFSDEDYQTLGSKIQCNPAVKTKHDREAIWQALIENRIDIIATDHAPHLLVEKAKPYPQSPSGLPLVQHSLNMMMQKAIEGKVSPEWVVEKMSHAPAKCFKLKERGFIREGYFADLVLFDSNQHYTITPQNILYKCAWSPLEGFAFKGKVMQTFVNGVSVFENDTITGLKAGMALQFNR; this comes from the coding sequence ATGTCAGGTATGATAATTTCAAATGCAATTGCAATAAACGAAGGAAAGAAAACAGAAGTAGATATATTGATTCAAGAGGGAAGAATAGCCCGTATTGAAAGAGCAGGCACATTGTCAAATGCAGAAAGAATAATAGATGCTCTGGGTATGTGGCTGTTGCCGGGAGTGATTGACGACCAAGTGCATTTTAGAGAACCCGGTTTTATGCATAAAGCAGAAATAGCTACGGAATCGATGGCAGCAGTAGCCGGAGGAGTTACCTCGTTTATGGAAATGCCTAATACTCAACCTCAAACTATCAATAAGGAAGAGCTAGAAAAGAAATTTGCGAAAGCAGCACAAGTAAGCCCTGCAAATTATTCTTTCTTCTTTGGTGCTACCAATAAAAATGCAGATGAAGTATTGTCGCTAAATGACAGCAGGGTTTGTGGAGTGAAAATCTTTATGGGCTCTTCTACAGGAGATATGTTGGTAGATAATGAAAATACGTTGGAGAAAATCTTTGCAAACTGCAATATGCTTATCGCAACCCATTGTGAAGATGAGCCAACCATTCGCAGCAATATGGAATTGGCAAAAGAACGATTTTATGGCAATATACCGATTGAGCAACACCCTCTGATCAGAAGCAGAGAAGCATGTATTTTGTCAAGTCAAAAAGCAATTGCATTGGCAAAAAGACACAATACAAGATTGCATATTTTACATATTACAACTGCTGAAGAAGCCATGAATTTTGAAGCAGGAAATGTTGAACACAAGCGAATTACCGCTGAAGCTTGTGTACATCATTTGTGGTTTTCTGATGAAGATTATCAAACTTTAGGCAGTAAAATCCAATGCAATCCTGCTGTCAAAACCAAGCATGACCGAGAGGCAATTTGGCAAGCATTGATAGAAAACAGAATCGATATCATAGCAACAGACCATGCACCCCATTTATTGGTAGAGAAGGCTAAACCATATCCTCAAAGCCCAAGCGGACTGCCACTTGTGCAACATTCTTTAAACATGATGATGCAGAAAGCCATAGAGGGCAAGGTGTCGCCTGAATGGGTGGTAGAAAAAATGTCTCATGCCCCTGCAAAATGCTTTAAATTAAAAGAGAGAGGCTTTATAAGAGAAGGCTATTTTGCTGACCTTGTGCTCTTTGATTCAAACCAACACTATACCATTACCCCTCAAAATATTTTATACAAATGTGCTTGGAGTCCGCTGGAAGGCTTTGCTTTTAAAGGTAAAGTCATGCAAACTTTTGTCAATGGAGTGAGTGTATTTGAAAATGATACAATTACAGGTCTCAAAGCCGGTATGGCTTTGCAATTTAACAGATAG
- a CDS encoding DUF4834 family protein: MGIFRTLLYAVILYYGWKLLKNMFTINKQQHDEQKDTETNHDNDHSNDRNKDGEYVDYEEIK; encoded by the coding sequence ATGGGAATATTCAGAACATTATTATATGCAGTCATTCTTTATTATGGCTGGAAATTGCTCAAAAACATGTTTACAATCAATAAACAGCAGCATGATGAGCAAAAAGATACTGAAACCAATCATGACAATGACCACTCAAACGACCGCAACAAAGATGGAGAATACGTTGATTATGAAGAGATAAAGTAA
- the carB gene encoding carbamoyl-phosphate synthase large subunit, with the protein MPKNNSIKSVLIIGSGPIIIGQACEFDYSGSQAARSLREEGITVTLINSNPATIMTDPSTADNIYLLPLTVESIEKILTEVPIDAVLPTMGGQTALNLCKEAGDLGIWEKYDIKIIGVDLAAIDKTEDREEFRQLMIELGVGVAKAETANSFLEGKDIAQRVGFPLVIRPSYTLGGYGGGFVHNKEELDEALKRGLEASPTHEVLVEQAVLGWLEYELEVIRDPKDNMIVVCTIENLDPMGIHTGDSITIAPALTLSEVAYQRMRDTAFKMLKSIGNFAGGCNVQFALNPETEEIIAIEINPRVSRSSALASKATGYPIAKIAAKLAIGYSLDELKNPVTQTTSAFFEPVQDYVIVKIPRWNFDKFKGADTTLGLQMKAVGEVMSIGRTFQEALQKACQSLEIRKYGLGADGTFGNVNLEKIIAGLENPSWDRIFLIKEAIALGVPLSTIYKITKIDKWYLEQIKDLVDTEKEIKRYTLENIPYEMMLEAKQKGYSDYQLAYILKNCTEDDVYAKRHQLGIKRVFKMVDTCAAEFTSPTNYFYSTFEEGGYNDSVKSDKKKIIILGSGPNRIGQGIEFDYSCVHGIYACQEMGYEAIMINCNPETVSTDFNTADKLYFEPVFWENIKEIIEFEKPEGVIVQLGGQTALKLAEKLNEEGIKIIGTSFHDMDLAEDRGSFSDLLKDLDIPYPKYGVAETADEAIVIANQVGYPVLVRPSYVLGGQGMKIVINDEELESAVIHLLGDLPGNRVLIDHFLDRAEEAECDVICDGEDSIVIGMMEHIEPAGIHSGDSCAVLPCYSLSQKVQADMQDYAIKLAKALHVKGLLNIQFAIKNENVYVIEANPRASRTVPFICKAYKIPYVNIATKVMLGTHKLKEFDINPEMEGYAIKLPVFSFNKFPNVNMELGPEMKSTGESIYFIKHLKDPYFRELDKKKSMYLSR; encoded by the coding sequence ATGCCAAAAAACAACTCGATAAAATCAGTACTCATCATAGGTTCAGGACCCATTATCATTGGACAAGCTTGCGAATTCGACTATTCAGGAAGCCAAGCAGCACGCAGTCTTCGCGAAGAAGGCATTACCGTAACACTGATCAATTCTAACCCTGCAACCATTATGACTGACCCAAGTACTGCCGATAATATTTATTTATTACCACTTACAGTTGAGTCAATTGAGAAAATTTTAACTGAAGTACCTATTGATGCGGTGCTTCCTACTATGGGAGGGCAGACCGCATTGAATTTATGTAAAGAAGCGGGAGACTTAGGAATATGGGAAAAATACGATATCAAAATCATTGGCGTTGACCTTGCTGCAATAGACAAAACTGAAGACAGAGAAGAATTCAGACAGTTAATGATAGAATTAGGTGTGGGAGTTGCAAAGGCAGAAACCGCAAATTCTTTTTTAGAAGGTAAAGATATTGCACAACGTGTGGGGTTTCCTTTGGTTATCCGCCCTTCTTATACGCTGGGAGGTTATGGTGGCGGATTTGTACACAATAAAGAAGAGTTAGATGAAGCACTCAAACGCGGACTTGAAGCCTCTCCTACACATGAAGTGTTAGTAGAACAAGCTGTTTTGGGTTGGCTTGAGTATGAATTGGAAGTAATAAGAGACCCAAAAGACAACATGATTGTTGTTTGTACCATTGAGAACCTTGACCCTATGGGTATTCATACAGGAGATTCCATTACCATAGCCCCTGCATTAACCTTGAGCGAAGTAGCATATCAAAGGATGCGTGATACTGCATTTAAGATGTTAAAAAGTATAGGAAACTTTGCCGGTGGTTGTAATGTACAATTTGCACTTAATCCTGAGACTGAAGAAATTATTGCTATTGAAATCAATCCTAGGGTAAGTCGTTCGTCTGCACTTGCATCCAAAGCAACAGGATACCCAATTGCCAAAATTGCAGCTAAATTAGCCATTGGATACTCTTTGGATGAACTTAAAAATCCTGTAACCCAGACTACTTCTGCTTTCTTTGAGCCTGTACAAGACTATGTAATAGTAAAAATACCACGTTGGAATTTTGACAAATTTAAAGGCGCTGACACTACCCTCGGACTGCAAATGAAAGCAGTTGGAGAGGTTATGAGTATTGGCAGAACTTTCCAAGAAGCTTTACAAAAGGCTTGTCAATCATTAGAGATTCGCAAATACGGCTTAGGTGCAGACGGCACTTTTGGCAATGTAAATTTAGAGAAAATTATTGCCGGACTGGAAAACCCTTCTTGGGACAGGATATTCCTCATAAAAGAAGCGATTGCCCTTGGCGTTCCTTTGTCCACCATTTATAAGATTACAAAAATTGACAAATGGTATCTCGAACAAATTAAGGATTTGGTTGATACAGAAAAGGAGATTAAGCGTTATACCTTAGAAAATATCCCTTATGAGATGATGTTGGAAGCAAAACAAAAGGGATATTCAGATTACCAATTAGCTTATATATTGAAAAATTGCACCGAAGATGATGTGTATGCAAAACGTCATCAGTTGGGTATTAAGAGAGTCTTTAAGATGGTTGATACATGCGCAGCTGAATTCACTTCGCCAACAAATTATTTTTATTCAACATTTGAAGAAGGAGGATATAATGATAGTGTGAAGTCAGACAAAAAGAAAATTATCATCTTGGGTTCCGGTCCAAATAGAATCGGTCAAGGGATAGAATTTGATTACTCCTGCGTACATGGGATTTATGCTTGTCAAGAAATGGGCTATGAAGCAATCATGATTAACTGTAACCCTGAAACCGTTTCAACAGATTTTAACACAGCCGACAAACTTTATTTTGAACCCGTTTTCTGGGAAAACATTAAAGAAATCATTGAGTTTGAAAAACCTGAAGGGGTAATTGTTCAGTTAGGCGGTCAAACAGCATTAAAATTAGCTGAAAAGCTAAATGAGGAAGGCATTAAAATCATTGGTACGTCATTCCATGACATGGATCTGGCAGAAGACAGAGGCAGTTTTTCTGATTTATTAAAAGACTTGGATATTCCTTATCCCAAATATGGAGTGGCAGAGACAGCAGACGAAGCGATTGTAATTGCAAATCAAGTGGGCTACCCTGTATTAGTTCGACCATCGTATGTTTTGGGAGGACAAGGCATGAAGATTGTCATCAATGATGAAGAATTAGAAAGTGCAGTAATTCATCTCTTAGGCGACCTCCCCGGTAATAGAGTATTGATAGACCATTTCTTAGACAGAGCAGAAGAAGCTGAATGTGATGTAATATGTGATGGCGAAGACAGTATTGTGATTGGCATGATGGAACACATTGAACCTGCCGGCATACATTCAGGGGATTCCTGCGCGGTACTGCCTTGTTATAGTCTATCACAAAAAGTGCAAGCAGACATGCAAGATTACGCAATTAAACTCGCTAAAGCATTGCACGTAAAAGGCTTGCTAAATATTCAATTCGCAATCAAAAATGAAAATGTTTATGTTATTGAAGCAAATCCGCGAGCATCAAGAACGGTTCCTTTTATTTGCAAAGCATACAAAATCCCTTATGTAAATATTGCTACGAAAGTGATGTTAGGCACTCATAAATTGAAGGAATTTGACATCAATCCGGAAATGGAAGGGTATGCAATCAAACTGCCTGTATTTTCATTTAATAAATTTCCAAATGTCAATATGGAATTAGGACCGGAAATGAAGTCCACCGGAGAATCCATCTATTTTATCAAACATTTGAAAGACCCTTATTTCAGAGAACTTGATAAGAAAAAGAGTATGTATTTAAGTCGATAA
- a CDS encoding J domain-containing protein, with the protein MSFHNYYKLLQISEKAGLKEIQQAYRKIALKYHPDKMPQEENAEEYFKIVTKGYNILSNPRERMKYDLLLSAVIEEQKKNKVEERKYGRRAQMSVEEIRQKIENDLRIKRLGYLRLFKNRQKVLNHKIRYSILVLAALSGYLYVFNNWFVNEARIDYFMIIIGFFIFGISTFFFFNHLFIHLRALNIIGKALKYPYEKTTVSLFIIIIITAPISIFGLNTFKKQYHLSHYSVLIQPLNVQYSHNKIVYSYYGNGELIYKSTNEYSEEKVVYLMTHKQPIIRVSKYNPKISRLEFVEIGSFKKYPTI; encoded by the coding sequence TTGTCATTTCACAACTACTATAAGCTATTGCAGATTTCTGAGAAGGCAGGACTCAAAGAGATTCAACAAGCCTATCGCAAGATTGCTTTGAAATACCATCCCGACAAAATGCCACAAGAAGAAAATGCTGAAGAGTATTTTAAAATTGTTACCAAAGGGTACAATATTTTGAGCAACCCCAGAGAACGGATGAAATACGACTTACTGCTATCTGCTGTTATTGAAGAACAAAAGAAAAACAAGGTTGAAGAAAGAAAATATGGACGCAGAGCGCAAATGTCTGTTGAAGAAATACGCCAAAAGATTGAAAACGACCTGCGTATAAAACGCTTGGGATATTTGCGATTATTTAAAAACCGCCAGAAAGTACTGAATCACAAAATACGTTATTCCATACTGGTTTTAGCGGCTCTTTCAGGGTACTTATATGTATTTAACAACTGGTTTGTAAACGAAGCCAGAATTGACTATTTCATGATCATTATTGGCTTTTTTATTTTCGGAATTTCAACTTTCTTCTTCTTCAATCACCTTTTTATTCATCTAAGAGCATTGAATATCATAGGCAAAGCACTCAAATACCCTTATGAAAAAACAACCGTTTCGCTTTTTATTATTATCATCATTACCGCACCGATTAGTATTTTTGGGTTAAACACATTCAAAAAGCAATACCACCTCTCCCACTACAGCGTATTAATCCAACCCTTAAATGTACAGTATTCCCACAATAAAATTGTCTATTCATATTATGGCAACGGAGAATTAATCTATAAGTCAACCAATGAATATTCAGAAGAAAAAGTGGTGTATTTGATGACACACAAGCAACCTATCATCAGGGTTTCCAAGTACAATCCTAAAATTTCGCGATTAGAATTTGTAGAGATTGGAAGCTTCAAGAAATACCCTACAATCTAA
- a CDS encoding T9SS type A sorting domain-containing protein, translating to MNKRILFQFLLSLTFMMSASLPSIYAQQPDVITNSNEDLKAKIYPSEIKEGYFFIAIPEATEINEINIKIVNLIGSNIAYTVQKTMDGKFRVEMEDLSSGIYIVRVTKGYKQTTQRIIVRAN from the coding sequence ATGAACAAAAGAATACTTTTTCAATTTTTGCTTTCATTAACCTTTATGATGAGTGCTTCACTACCAAGTATTTACGCTCAACAACCCGATGTAATTACAAATTCAAACGAGGATTTGAAAGCTAAAATATATCCTTCTGAAATCAAAGAAGGTTATTTTTTTATTGCAATACCTGAGGCTACTGAAATAAATGAAATTAACATTAAGATAGTTAACCTGATTGGTAGCAATATTGCTTATACAGTTCAAAAAACTATGGACGGTAAATTTCGTGTTGAAATGGAAGACCTTTCCAGTGGTATTTACATTGTGAGAGTTACCAAAGGGTATAAGCAAACTACGCAAAGAATCATTGTAAGAGCTAACTAA
- a CDS encoding NFACT RNA binding domain-containing protein, which yields MLIHNYFFLKDFTNAIKALLLKAKLQSAYGVKSDELVLNFEGSTALKLTFIKGNCYYALFQNQAEHHKEAQVRFKHLWGQRVVNVQTVLYERVFFLEFEDTSKLVFRFFGRHSNIFFYATHETLPKEIFRFNLEADKQITIAQILADRAIAINTTIPIQSLQFIPAEIAAWFPTKELNYGEELVHFTSSIIIAWHFNDNQNRLIPTQNTQNSSELLEELRSFYVNSVRINRIEQLKTSLLQSKEHVLKKKTKTIEAASNYLKQLQTQRSPKEIADIIMAHLHLFSDGKTTIVAFDFYTNQSITIRLPENIQNPTKYAEKLYKKNSGIKQEIAITQEKIESLTKQIKVLQSEIEHINSLQTYKELKGFLKISDKQEDALHLPFREFKIGKYIIRIGKNDKSNDQMLAQYSNKNDYWLHAKDYSGSHVLIKRSNPQEIIPENVVITAASWAAWYSKGKNQALLPVIVTERKYVRKGKNLKAGQVIIEKERTVMVQPKAPL from the coding sequence ATGCTGATTCACAACTATTTTTTTTTAAAGGATTTTACAAATGCAATCAAGGCATTACTGTTAAAAGCAAAACTTCAATCAGCTTACGGTGTCAAGAGCGATGAGCTTGTACTGAATTTTGAAGGCTCGACTGCATTAAAACTTACGTTTATCAAAGGCAATTGCTATTATGCCCTATTCCAAAACCAAGCGGAACATCACAAAGAAGCACAGGTTCGATTCAAACATTTGTGGGGACAGAGAGTGGTAAATGTTCAGACTGTTTTGTATGAAAGGGTTTTCTTTCTGGAATTTGAAGATACCTCAAAACTCGTATTCAGGTTCTTCGGGCGACACTCCAATATCTTCTTTTATGCTACACATGAAACTTTACCAAAAGAAATTTTCAGATTTAACCTAGAAGCAGATAAACAAATCACGATTGCTCAAATACTTGCTGACAGAGCTATTGCAATAAATACAACTATTCCTATTCAGTCATTGCAGTTCATCCCTGCCGAGATTGCTGCATGGTTTCCTACTAAAGAGTTGAATTACGGTGAAGAACTAGTACATTTTACCTCGTCAATAATTATTGCATGGCATTTTAATGACAATCAAAACAGACTCATTCCAACTCAAAACACTCAAAATTCATCCGAGTTGCTTGAGGAACTCAGGTCATTTTATGTCAATTCAGTACGTATAAACAGAATAGAGCAACTCAAAACAAGTCTCTTACAGTCAAAGGAACATGTTTTGAAAAAGAAAACAAAAACTATAGAAGCTGCCTCCAACTATCTTAAACAGCTACAAACACAACGCTCTCCAAAGGAAATTGCAGACATTATCATGGCTCATTTGCATTTGTTTTCGGATGGAAAAACAACAATAGTAGCATTTGATTTCTATACAAATCAATCAATTACAATTCGCTTACCTGAAAACATTCAAAATCCTACCAAATACGCAGAGAAATTATACAAAAAAAATAGCGGCATTAAACAAGAAATAGCAATCACTCAAGAAAAAATAGAAAGCCTCACAAAGCAAATTAAAGTATTACAGAGCGAGATTGAACACATAAATTCTCTCCAAACCTACAAGGAACTGAAGGGATTCTTGAAAATATCCGATAAACAAGAAGATGCGCTACACCTACCCTTCCGCGAATTCAAAATTGGCAAGTATATTATCAGGATTGGTAAAAATGATAAATCCAACGATCAGATGCTGGCACAATACTCAAACAAAAATGATTATTGGCTCCATGCAAAAGATTATTCCGGTTCACATGTCCTTATTAAGCGCAGCAATCCACAAGAAATTATTCCTGAAAATGTGGTTATAACTGCTGCTTCTTGGGCTGCGTGGTATTCTAAAGGAAAGAATCAAGCATTGCTGCCTGTCATAGTTACCGAAAGAAAATATGTCAGAAAAGGGAAAAATCTAAAAGCCGGGCAAGTAATTATTGAAAAAGAAAGAACGGTGATGGTTCAACCTAAAGCACCTTTATAG
- the pfkA gene encoding 6-phosphofructokinase — protein MKRIGVITSGGDAPGMNACIRAVVRAACQQQIQVFGIFGGLQGLIDGNISLLQTGDVANIIQRGGTILQSSRSEEFKTKEGRAKAYSIILKHEIDGLVCIGGDGSYSAMKVFYDEFAVPSVGCPGTIDNDIFGTDFTIGFDSAINTVVQAVDKIRDTAESHNNVFFVEVMGRHSGYIALFSGIASGAESILMPEVQNDFELLVNKFKNTSKRKKKFSIVIVAEGDEEGNALQIAAKFKHIFPTLAPKVSVLGHIQRGGAPSAYDRILASRMGEAAVTSLIKGKHNVAVGVMANEIVLSNYSDAIGKKKELDTEFVKLAEKLSL, from the coding sequence ATGAAAAGGATTGGGGTTATTACAAGCGGTGGTGATGCACCCGGAATGAATGCGTGTATTAGAGCGGTTGTGAGAGCTGCTTGTCAACAACAAATACAGGTTTTTGGTATTTTTGGTGGATTACAAGGGTTGATTGATGGTAATATTTCTTTGCTTCAAACAGGTGATGTGGCAAATATTATACAACGCGGTGGAACTATTTTGCAAAGTTCGCGTAGTGAGGAGTTTAAAACAAAAGAAGGGAGAGCAAAAGCATATTCTATTATTCTAAAACATGAAATAGATGGATTGGTATGTATTGGTGGTGATGGCAGTTATAGTGCGATGAAAGTTTTCTATGATGAATTTGCAGTACCTTCTGTCGGATGCCCCGGAACCATTGATAATGACATTTTTGGTACTGATTTTACTATTGGATTTGATTCAGCAATTAATACGGTTGTGCAAGCCGTTGATAAAATCAGGGATACTGCTGAATCTCATAATAATGTTTTTTTTGTTGAGGTAATGGGAAGACATTCCGGCTATATTGCTTTGTTTTCAGGTATTGCCAGTGGTGCAGAGTCAATTTTAATGCCTGAAGTGCAGAATGATTTTGAGTTATTGGTGAACAAGTTTAAGAATACCTCCAAACGGAAAAAGAAATTTTCCATAGTGATTGTTGCAGAAGGCGATGAAGAGGGAAATGCATTGCAAATAGCTGCAAAATTTAAACATATCTTTCCTACGCTTGCACCTAAGGTATCAGTACTTGGTCATATCCAACGCGGTGGAGCTCCCAGTGCATACGACAGAATTTTAGCCTCCAGAATGGGTGAAGCAGCAGTTACTTCGTTAATTAAAGGTAAACATAATGTGGCAGTAGGAGTGATGGCAAACGAAATTGTATTGTCTAATTATTCGGACGCAATCGGAAAGAAAAAAGAACTTGATACTGAATTTGTCAAACTTGCTGAAAAACTTAGCCTATAA
- the recN gene encoding DNA repair protein RecN, with amino-acid sequence MITLKKLTFRSFFLFEQMELEPSQGLNIITGESGAGKSLFLEGINLLLGGRLDASLVAGLQDKAVLEAVFECDQNENVKEILEENELDDASELIIRREFSPAGKNRCFINDTPVTVQSLKSLGEKLCEVHSQHETYFIKSNEYQIGILDVFAKSNLLRIEFKELLNEIKKIKNQVQDIEARKANAIKEQEFNNYLINELKAANLVDVAEEEMLEEEQKLLANAADIVKLTEAVSYGVEGSEHSLDSFVAELRAKFKSLTQISHLFEDDYQRFESAWIELKEVARDINRKGGNISVDSGRLQEVEDRLGMIQNLKRKHGVTSIQELVEIKTKLTQNALDFESLESKLHELLNQLEVLEANLLKKASEITALRRKHAPLVSNSVKKILAELEIPSAEFIIKIEDLNRSEWTHLGPNEVTFLFSANAGVEPQKLESVASGGELSRLMLSFKTVAEGEEYVTIFDEIDTGVSGETAMKVGKLIAKMGQYSQLFVITHLPQVASKGNSHFLIKKSAHNDKSVSAIENLQGQSRVLEVARLLSGKEPGEKAIKNAEELLKTALS; translated from the coding sequence ATGATAACACTCAAAAAACTTACTTTTAGGAGTTTTTTTCTCTTTGAACAGATGGAACTTGAGCCTTCGCAAGGTCTAAATATTATTACCGGAGAGTCAGGAGCAGGGAAATCCCTTTTTCTTGAAGGAATTAACTTGTTGTTAGGAGGACGGTTGGATGCCAGTTTGGTTGCCGGTTTGCAAGATAAAGCAGTACTTGAAGCTGTTTTTGAATGTGATCAAAATGAAAATGTCAAAGAAATTCTTGAAGAAAATGAGTTGGATGATGCAAGCGAACTCATTATCAGAAGGGAGTTTAGCCCGGCAGGAAAAAACCGGTGCTTTATCAATGACACTCCTGTTACTGTACAATCTTTAAAATCTTTAGGCGAAAAACTCTGTGAAGTTCATAGTCAACATGAAACGTACTTCATTAAATCTAATGAATACCAAATTGGAATTTTGGATGTTTTTGCTAAGTCAAATCTGCTTAGAATTGAGTTTAAAGAGTTATTAAATGAAATTAAAAAAATCAAGAATCAGGTGCAAGATATTGAGGCACGAAAGGCTAATGCAATCAAAGAGCAAGAGTTTAATAACTACTTAATTAACGAACTCAAAGCTGCAAACTTAGTAGATGTTGCTGAGGAAGAAATGTTGGAAGAAGAACAGAAATTACTCGCAAATGCAGCTGATATAGTTAAGTTGACAGAAGCAGTATCCTATGGAGTAGAAGGTAGTGAGCATAGTTTAGATTCTTTTGTTGCTGAACTAAGAGCAAAATTCAAGTCTTTGACTCAAATTAGTCATTTGTTTGAAGATGATTATCAGCGATTTGAAAGTGCTTGGATAGAATTAAAAGAGGTTGCAAGGGACATTAATAGGAAAGGTGGAAATATTTCTGTTGACTCTGGTCGTTTACAAGAAGTAGAAGATAGGCTTGGAATGATTCAAAACCTCAAACGAAAACATGGTGTAACATCAATTCAGGAGTTAGTGGAAATAAAAACTAAACTCACTCAAAATGCACTTGATTTCGAAAGTTTGGAAAGTAAGTTACACGAGCTGTTGAATCAACTGGAAGTATTGGAAGCTAACTTATTGAAAAAGGCCTCAGAAATTACAGCACTTAGAAGAAAACACGCACCTTTGGTTTCAAATAGTGTAAAGAAGATTCTTGCAGAGTTAGAGATTCCATCTGCTGAATTTATTATCAAAATTGAAGATTTAAACAGAAGTGAATGGACACACTTGGGACCCAATGAAGTTACATTCTTGTTTTCTGCAAATGCCGGTGTTGAACCTCAAAAATTGGAAAGTGTGGCATCAGGAGGTGAATTGTCAAGGTTGATGTTGAGCTTTAAAACAGTTGCAGAAGGAGAGGAATATGTTACAATCTTTGATGAAATTGATACCGGAGTCTCAGGTGAAACTGCAATGAAAGTTGGAAAATTAATTGCGAAAATGGGGCAATATTCTCAATTGTTTGTGATTACTCATCTTCCTCAAGTAGCATCAAAAGGCAATAGTCATTTTTTAATTAAGAAAAGTGCTCACAATGACAAGTCAGTTTCAGCAATAGAAAATCTGCAAGGACAAAGCAGGGTGTTGGAAGTTGCAAGACTATTAAGTGGAAAAGAGCCTGGCGAAAAAGCCATTAAGAATGCAGAGGAATTACTGAAAACTGCTCTTAGTTAG